A single region of the Sphaeramia orbicularis chromosome 6, fSphaOr1.1, whole genome shotgun sequence genome encodes:
- the LOC115421600 gene encoding dispanin subfamily A member 2b-like, with protein sequence MNPSGHYEPFPLQGGYPGQPAGPSVVQHTVVNISEPPKDHIIWSICTLFYGNPCCLGLAALIYSVKARDRKMVGDLYSARGYGTTAFRINTAAVILICLIFFLIIISVSVSVASASNRN encoded by the exons ATGAATCCCTCAGGTCACTATGAGCCTTTTCCATTGCAAGGAGGGTACCCTGGACAGCCTGCAGGACCTTCAGTGGTTCAGCACACCGTGGTCAACATCAGTGAGCCACCCAAGGACCACATCATCTGGTCCATTTGTACCTTGTTCTATGGAAACCCTTGCTGTCTTGGACTGGCAGCTCTGATCTACTCTGTCAAG GCCAGAGACCGGAAGATGGTAGGAGACCTGTATAGTGCCAGAGGCTATGGAACTACTGCCTTTCGCATCAACACTGCAGCCGTCATCCTGATCTGTCTGATATTCTTCCTGATCATCATTTCGGTGTCTGTCTCTGTAGCATCAGCATCTAACCGTAATTGA